In the genome of Oscillospiraceae bacterium, one region contains:
- a CDS encoding ABC-2 family transporter protein, whose product MKLYFKYASVLLRSQMQYKTSFVLTVIGQFLVSFTGFLGVYYMFSRFNSVEGFTFSQVLLCFGVLLASFSLAECFVRGFDTFRGIISNGEFDRIMVRPRNEILQVLSTRIDFSRMGRFLVSVGLLAYAIANSGVNWTPDRILTLAFMIIGGFIVYAGLFVVYASICFFTIEGLEFMNIFTDGTREFGKYPLSIYGEGVLKFLTYVIPIALFQYYPFLYLIGQSQNKLYMFLPLIAALYIFPCLLFWKFGVKHYKSTGS is encoded by the coding sequence ATGAAATTGTATTTTAAATATGCCTCGGTTCTGCTGCGTAGCCAAATGCAATATAAAACCTCGTTTGTGCTGACGGTAATCGGGCAGTTTCTGGTCTCTTTTACGGGTTTTTTGGGTGTGTATTATATGTTCAGCCGCTTCAACTCGGTCGAGGGCTTCACGTTTTCGCAGGTGTTGCTGTGCTTCGGCGTACTGCTTGCGTCATTTTCGCTTGCCGAGTGCTTTGTACGCGGCTTTGACACGTTCCGGGGCATCATCTCAAACGGCGAATTCGACCGGATCATGGTGCGCCCGCGCAATGAGATATTGCAGGTGCTGTCCACGCGCATCGATTTTTCCCGAATGGGACGTTTTCTGGTATCGGTCGGATTGCTCGCATACGCCATCGCAAATAGCGGCGTAAATTGGACGCCCGACCGGATTCTGACATTGGCTTTTATGATTATAGGTGGATTTATTGTCTACGCGGGCTTGTTCGTCGTCTACGCAAGCATTTGCTTTTTCACCATCGAGGGACTGGAATTTATGAATATCTTCACCGACGGTACCCGCGAATTCGGCAAATACCCGCTGTCGATCTACGGCGAGGGCGTTCTAAAATTCTTAACCTATGTTATTCCGATTGCGCTGTTTCAATATTACCCGTTTTTATATCTGATCGGCCAATCGCAGAACAAACTTTATATGTTTCTGCCGTTGATTGCCGCGCTCTATATTTTTCCGTGTCTGTTATTTTGGAAGTTCGGCGTCAAACACTATAAATCCACCGGCTCGTAA
- a CDS encoding ATP-binding cassette domain-containing protein produces the protein MIELKNINKTFKIAKRNAGFGEAVKALFKKEYTYIHALNDLSFTINDGEMVGYIGPNGAGKSSTIKIMSGILTPDSGECVINGRTPWKNRIAHVREIGVVFGQRSQLWWDVPVADSFELIKEIYKISDAVYKKNLDEMTQLLDIGEIIRTPARQLSLGQRMRCEVAASLLYDPKILFLDEPTIGLDAVSKIAVRDFIKTINREHGTTVILTTHDMQDIEALTKRILLIGKGRILLDGELEELKRRNSTHKTLTVDYTGKLDGLADGMSISNNLDGHAIIVIDTEKIPVSAAIAKISEQAEITDLSVAGATAEEMVVALYKEFRI, from the coding sequence ATGATTGAATTGAAAAACATCAACAAGACCTTCAAAATCGCCAAGCGCAACGCGGGTTTCGGCGAAGCCGTCAAAGCGCTTTTCAAAAAAGAGTATACATACATCCACGCATTGAACGACTTGTCGTTTACGATCAATGACGGCGAGATGGTCGGCTACATCGGCCCAAACGGTGCGGGGAAGAGCAGCACGATCAAGATCATGAGCGGCATCCTTACACCTGACAGCGGTGAGTGTGTGATAAACGGACGCACGCCATGGAAAAACCGTATTGCCCATGTGCGCGAGATCGGTGTGGTCTTCGGTCAACGCAGTCAACTCTGGTGGGATGTGCCGGTCGCCGACAGCTTTGAGCTGATAAAAGAAATTTATAAAATCAGCGATGCTGTCTATAAAAAGAATCTGGACGAGATGACGCAGTTGCTTGATATCGGAGAGATCATCCGGACACCTGCGCGCCAACTCTCGCTCGGTCAGCGGATGCGCTGCGAAGTCGCCGCGTCGTTATTATATGACCCGAAAATTCTGTTTTTAGACGAGCCGACCATCGGCCTCGACGCGGTCTCGAAGATCGCCGTACGCGACTTTATCAAGACCATCAACCGCGAGCACGGCACGACCGTAATTCTGACCACCCACGATATGCAGGACATCGAAGCCTTGACAAAGCGGATTTTATTGATCGGAAAAGGCCGAATCCTGCTCGACGGCGAACTGGAAGAGCTGAAACGCCGCAACTCGACCCATAAGACCCTGACGGTGGACTACACCGGAAAATTGGATGGGCTCGCGGATGGCATGAGCATTTCAAATAATCTCGACGGGCATGCAATCATTGTAATTGATACAGAAAAAATACCGGTTTCGGCTGCTATTGCCAAAATCTCCGAGCAGGCCGAAATCACCGATCTTTCGGTAGCCGGAGCAACCGCCGAGGAGATGGTCGTGGCGCTTTATAAGGAATTTCGGATATGA
- a CDS encoding ABC transporter permease, with protein sequence MRKYLAFFKIRFINGLQYRAAAYAGMATQFFWGFMTLLIFWAFYKSGANEFPMTFPQLANYIWMQQAFLMLYAAWSFENDIFDAITGGNIAYELCRPVDLYSMWFIKNIAARVARVLLRCLPILIVAVFLPVPFNLSAPMSLSAGLLFILSLGLGSLLAVSVVMLVYIATFYMLSSLGIRILFGSITEFLSGAIIPLPFFPESVQKVLYIFPFAYMQNAPFQIYNGYLSGFEAYKTILIQIFWLAALWLIGRFAMSRALKKIVVQGG encoded by the coding sequence ATGAGAAAGTACCTGGCCTTCTTTAAAATCAGATTTATTAATGGATTGCAATATCGCGCTGCCGCGTATGCCGGAATGGCAACGCAGTTTTTCTGGGGATTTATGACGCTGCTAATTTTTTGGGCATTTTACAAAAGCGGTGCAAACGAGTTCCCGATGACTTTTCCGCAGCTGGCGAATTACATCTGGATGCAGCAGGCTTTTTTAATGCTTTATGCGGCATGGTCTTTTGAAAACGATATCTTTGACGCAATCACGGGCGGCAATATCGCCTATGAGCTCTGCCGGCCTGTTGACCTCTACTCCATGTGGTTTATTAAAAACATCGCGGCGCGAGTGGCAAGAGTTTTGCTGCGCTGTCTGCCGATTTTAATTGTGGCAGTTTTTTTGCCCGTGCCGTTCAATTTGTCAGCACCGATGTCTTTGAGTGCAGGTCTGTTATTTATTCTTTCGCTCGGTTTGGGGTCACTGTTGGCGGTTTCGGTAGTGATGTTAGTCTATATCGCGACATTTTATATGCTGTCCTCGTTGGGAATTCGGATTCTGTTTGGCAGCATCACTGAGTTTCTCTCAGGTGCGATTATTCCGCTGCCGTTCTTTCCTGAGAGTGTTCAGAAAGTTTTATACATTTTCCCGTTCGCCTATATGCAAAATGCACCGTTCCAGATTTACAACGGTTATCTGTCGGGTTTTGAGGCCTATAAAACCATCTTGATTCAAATTTTTTGGTTGGCGGCTCTGTGGCTCATCGGGCGGTTCGCGATGTCGCGGGCTCTTAAAAAAATCGTGGTGCAGGGGGGTTAA